A genomic region of Macaca mulatta isolate MMU2019108-1 chromosome 5, T2T-MMU8v2.0, whole genome shotgun sequence contains the following coding sequences:
- the FDCSP gene encoding follicular dendritic cell secreted peptide — protein sequence MKKVLLITAILAVAVGFPVSQDQEREKRSVSDSDEFFSGFLAFPYPYPFRPFPPIPYPRFPRFGRSFPVPIPESVPTTPLPSEK from the exons atgaagaaagtTCTCCTGATCACAGCCATCCTGGCAGTGGCTGTTGGTTTCCCA GTCTCTCAAGACCAGGAACGAGAAAAAAGAAGT gTCAGTGACAGCGATGAATTTTTTTCAGGGTTTCTTGCGTTCCCTTACCCATATCCATTTCGCCCATTTCCACCAATTCCATATCCAAGATTTCCAAGGTTTGGACGTAGTTTTCCTGTTCCAATACCTGAATCTGTCCCTACAACTCCCCTTCCTAGCGAAAAGTAA